Proteins from a single region of Acidobacteriota bacterium:
- a CDS encoding glucose 1-dehydrogenase: MRLKDKTAIITGSSQGIGRGIAERFAREGANVVINYIGNIDMANEVKSNVESLGGRAIAVKGDVSKIPDIENLFAAAIAEFGKVDILVNNAGVERHAPFVEVSEMDYDFVMDVNVKGTFFAAQAMAKHLIGTKRRGKIINISSVHEDLPFPNFTAYCVSKGGIRMLTRNLAVELGQFGINVNNIAPGAIETPINRNLLNDPMKLQYLLGQIPLNRLGNTDDVAGVGVFLASNEADYVTGSTFFVDGGLTWFYEEQ, from the coding sequence ATGAGACTAAAAGACAAAACAGCAATTATCACCGGCAGCAGCCAAGGCATCGGCCGCGGCATCGCCGAAAGGTTCGCGCGCGAGGGCGCGAATGTCGTCATCAACTACATCGGAAACATTGATATGGCCAACGAGGTCAAATCGAACGTTGAATCGCTCGGTGGCCGGGCGATCGCGGTCAAAGGGGATGTTTCAAAGATCCCGGACATTGAGAATCTTTTCGCCGCCGCCATCGCCGAGTTCGGCAAGGTCGATATTCTCGTCAACAACGCCGGCGTCGAGCGCCACGCTCCGTTCGTCGAAGTCTCCGAAATGGACTACGACTTTGTGATGGACGTCAACGTCAAGGGCACTTTTTTCGCCGCACAGGCGATGGCGAAACACCTCATCGGAACGAAGCGGCGCGGAAAGATCATAAACATCAGTTCGGTCCATGAAGATCTGCCGTTCCCGAATTTCACTGCATATTGCGTCAGCAAGGGCGGCATTCGGATGCTGACGAGAAATCTGGCCGTCGAACTCGGTCAGTTCGGCATTAACGTCAACAACATCGCGCCCGGCGCGATAGAAACGCCGATCAACCGGAATCTGCTGAACGATCCGATGAAACTCCAGTATCTGCTTGGCCAGATTCCCTTGAACCGGCTCGGCAATACCGACGACGTTGCCGGTGTCGGTGTTTTTCTGGCCTCGAACGAGGCCGATTACGTCACCGGATCGACGTTTTTCGTCGACGGCGGATTGACCTGGTTTTACGAGGAACAATAG
- a CDS encoding aquaporin gives MDALRNNWRAYVAEATGLGVFMISACVFSVLLFGPTALPMPNMQTGLFVMGGAMGATAIAILKSPFGKLSGAHINPAVTLTFWRLGKIRGVDAAFYMLFQFIGAFAGVAGSHLALGDGLAAVSFAATVPDGSGPLVSFAAECAISFGMMMTVLAVSNHSRLAAFTPFAAGALVAIFIAFESPVSGMSMNPARTFGSAIVGGIWTNWWVYFAAPPLGMLAAGELFVRLRGAGAVVCAKLDHDSSYRCIFDCNAR, from the coding sequence ATCGACGCACTTCGAAACAACTGGCGTGCATATGTCGCGGAAGCGACCGGACTCGGTGTGTTTATGATCTCGGCCTGCGTCTTCTCGGTGCTTCTTTTCGGTCCGACGGCGCTCCCGATGCCGAATATGCAGACGGGCCTTTTCGTAATGGGTGGCGCGATGGGCGCGACGGCGATCGCGATCTTGAAGTCGCCATTCGGAAAACTCTCAGGCGCGCATATCAATCCGGCCGTCACGCTTACATTTTGGCGGCTTGGCAAGATCCGGGGAGTTGACGCGGCTTTCTATATGCTTTTTCAGTTCATCGGGGCGTTTGCCGGGGTTGCCGGATCGCACCTCGCGCTCGGCGACGGACTCGCCGCGGTGAGTTTCGCGGCGACGGTTCCGGATGGGTCCGGCCCGCTTGTTTCGTTTGCCGCGGAATGCGCGATCTCGTTCGGAATGATGATGACCGTTCTCGCCGTCTCGAATCATTCGCGGCTGGCGGCTTTTACACCGTTCGCTGCCGGCGCGCTCGTCGCGATTTTCATCGCGTTCGAATCGCCGGTATCGGGAATGAGTATGAATCCGGCACGGACTTTCGGATCCGCGATTGTCGGCGGGATCTGGACGAACTGGTGGGTCTATTTCGCAGCGCCGCCACTCGGGATGCTCGCCGCCGGCGAGTTGTTCGTCAGGCTTCGCGGCGCAGGCGCGGTCGTTTGCGCAAAACTGGATCACGACAGCAGTTACCGCTGTATTTTCGACTGCAACGCCAGATAG